A part of Myxococcales bacterium genomic DNA contains:
- a CDS encoding right-handed parallel beta-helix repeat-containing protein, whose product MLRACVWVLLLSVGLGCSSGEDSASPATGGSGASGGAGATGGSGGAAGGGNTGGGNTGGGNTGGAAGSGICNGDKPGPNNTGVPAGTQLKPSGNITVDTDGAIIEGLDITGAITVLANNVTIRKVRITSADYYPIRYFDNDNTGLVVEDSEIIGKGGDATAAISFVNYTARRLNIHGSADGLKADANVTIEDCFIHDLSNAPGEHNDAVQSTGGKGVTIRHSVLEGASNAAVQTGDLGGATEDLTIECSWLSGGGWTLNIRGSGATAPKNTKVINNRFGRDAGYGPWVIDDPNPTLTGNVYDDNNEPIPY is encoded by the coding sequence ATGCTTCGGGCGTGCGTTTGGGTGCTGTTGTTGTCGGTGGGGCTGGGCTGCAGCTCGGGGGAGGACAGCGCGAGCCCAGCAACGGGTGGCAGTGGCGCGAGCGGTGGCGCGGGCGCGACCGGCGGCAGCGGCGGCGCGGCCGGCGGTGGCAACACGGGCGGTGGCAACACGGGCGGTGGCAACACGGGCGGCGCGGCGGGCTCTGGCATCTGCAACGGCGACAAACCCGGCCCGAACAACACGGGAGTGCCGGCCGGCACGCAGCTGAAACCGAGCGGTAACATCACGGTCGACACCGACGGCGCGATCATCGAGGGCCTCGACATCACCGGCGCCATCACCGTGCTCGCCAACAACGTGACGATCCGCAAGGTGCGCATCACGAGCGCCGACTACTACCCGATTCGCTACTTCGACAACGACAACACGGGGCTCGTGGTCGAAGACAGCGAGATCATCGGCAAGGGCGGCGACGCGACTGCAGCGATCTCGTTCGTGAACTACACCGCGCGACGGCTGAATATCCACGGCAGTGCCGACGGCCTCAAGGCGGACGCCAACGTCACCATCGAGGACTGTTTCATTCACGATCTCTCCAACGCTCCGGGCGAGCACAACGACGCCGTGCAATCCACCGGCGGCAAGGGCGTGACCATCCGACACAGCGTGCTCGAGGGCGCGAGCAACGCCGCGGTCCAGACTGGAGATCTCGGCGGCGCCACCGAGGATCTCACCATCGAGTGCAGCTGGCTCTCGGGCGGCGGCTGGACGCTGAACATCCGCGGCTCGGGCGCGACGGCGCCCAAGAACACCAAGGTCATCAACAACCGCTTCGGCCGCGACGCGGGCTACGGACCATGGGTGATCGACGATCCGAACCCGACGTTGACCGGCAACGTGTACGACGACAACAACGAGCCGATCCCGTATTGA
- a CDS encoding TonB-dependent receptor — protein sequence MTKRSKLRTSLTRTLARPQLRELAPFAYSDFFGGRFVSGNPDLKMTRIINADLRFEFFPTLKEVLATTVFYKRFSDPHRDGGHRQRRPRARHVPERRRADLYGMEPKPERIWGFSAGA from the coding sequence GTGACCAAGCGCTCGAAGCTCAGGACGTCGCTGACACGGACGTTGGCGCGACCGCAATTGCGAGAGCTCGCGCCGTTCGCCTACAGCGACTTCTTCGGCGGGCGCTTCGTCTCGGGCAACCCCGACCTGAAGATGACCCGCATCATCAATGCCGACCTGCGCTTCGAGTTTTTTCCGACGCTCAAGGAGGTCCTCGCCACCACCGTATTTTACAAACGCTTCTCGGACCCCCATCGAGACGGTGGCCATCGCCAGCGGCGACCGCGGGCTCGTCACGTTCCAGAACGCCGAAGGGCAGACCTCTACGGCATGGAGCCGAAGCCCGAAAGGATCTGGGGTTTCTCAGCAGGAGCTTGA